In Miscanthus floridulus cultivar M001 chromosome 8, ASM1932011v1, whole genome shotgun sequence, the sequence GACTGTACTAGTGTGCTCTGTAAAGGAACTGCTCACTGAATGCATGCAAATCTGATCCCCTTCTCGCTCGCGGCCGGCCTTAATCCGTGGGCCCGTtgggctggtattaaagccaacTGATAAGTCGGTCGAAGCtgttttggtgtgagagaaaaatactgtaaatTCTAGTTaataagtcggctgataagttcaaacgaacagaccTATGAAGGTACAACGCATGCTACTGTTCCCCtcgaaaaagaaaatccataccACTGATATATATCTAATGCCCAGCGCTTTTCAATCTAAAACGTTCTACAGCCTGTTTGTTTCGGCTAGATTGACTTATAaaccatggttgaaagtactgctgactagtttggtgtgagagaaaaatactgtttaagCTATGGATTATAAGTCAGATAAGCAATCTAGCCGAAACGAATAGGCAGCTGGTACTAGCTACAGCGACGCACAGATGGCAATCTCGGCAAGGGCACCGGATTAGTACGCCGTCATCTCTGATGATCTAGACAATGTTTCCTTTCTTTCTCAGATCAGTGATTGTCAAGCGTCCACGTACGCATCCGTCGGCAACGAGAGATGGCAACCTGTGGCGGTCTCCTAAATTCCTAATCAATCGGGTCTCTACAGAAAACGCCGGCTGCAGGGCCGGGATTATTCGTTGCTGAAACATGTCCGGGACACGACGCCTCCTCCTGTCTTTCCGTTGTTTGACAAGAGGCATCTCTCCAGACTCCAGTGTATTACGTGTCCTTGCGTGCTGTGCGAACAAATGGAAGCGCAGCGCAGGTAGACACTAGGGCACTAGGCACTAGCTAGTGTGTAGCAACATGCCTACTGATGACTGTTCCATGCTGTAGCGCTGGAGGTCAGACATTattctatttttctatttttttcagaGCACATTCGGGGCAGAGACGCAGCTAGCATGGTTCACCGCCTAGCAGCATTCAGCTGCCAGACAGCTCCTTGTCCCATAAATCGGGTGCTGCTGTTTTGTCGTAAGAGAAAAAGCATGATATTATATGGTTGATAAGCCAGACTGATAAATTCAAACGAATAGAGTGATTTTTTTGCGTTCTTGTTTTCTGGTGTTTTTCATTCAGAGCTTAGTGTACTGGATCATTCTTCAAGAGTTTAGGTcctgtttggtttccataagtcaggtgacttattaagttAGGTGACTGAAAAACAGTAACTTATAAGTCATGTCTGTTTGGtggtagatgacttataagctcaatAAAGGTGTGGGCCCTACACaaaaagggtgacttataagttttaagtagggatgaaccaacttaaaacttataagcaggggtgacttataagttggtggtgtttgacaaaataagtcacttttttcactttttaacttataagtaggtgacttatttggaatCAAACAGGACCTTAGACCTTTGTGTTGGTGGAGGAACCTTCACGTCAGGAGCTACATGTTATACAGGAAAACCATTTCCTTTGGAGATTGTATTGTACAGACTAATAAATACAGTATAGAGGAAAGGAAAATCCTACAGGAATAAGGTAGGTGTGTAATAGCAAAACAGAGAAATGAAAATACAGTTCGTTTCCTACAGCATCAAGCGCCTTTGCTGAAATAGTTCATTTCCAATTTTCCATCATTCCGTTCTCAATGGACAAAAAAGAATCGATATTTAGTACTTTCTTAAATTCTTACATTCGATGCTAGGCACCCATGTGTAAAGAGGAAATCTGATTTGGTTCGAGTAAAATATTTTTATGCCCCACCATCAAGGCATCATGCCATAAAAAAATAGTTTGATGATTTATGAgaatatatgacaaaggaagaTATTTTGGAGGGTGTTCCtcgtttttttcttttcttttctttttttaaaaatgaCAAGGTGATGCCGAAGGCGTGGATGGCGAGGGATGCATCGGTGCATCGTGATTTTTCTCATGCTCTTTAGTTTGCAAGGCAACGATGTCAGAAGCATATCACACCAAAAGTAGCAAATTTCTCGATTGCACCGGCATCCAAGTTGCAATTATTATTTATTATCTTAATATTTAACTTACACAAGAAATCTCCACATTAATCTCAAAGCTAAGAGATTGCCATGTTGATTAGAGAACATGAACCCAAAAATACCATTATACTCATTCCTTTGTTGCCTACCTATTCCACTATAAAAAGAAAATGAAGTCAACTATCTTCATAGCACTCTAATACATTTAATTATTTTTCATTGTTGCAATTCAATTATATCTTAGGTCAAATGTAGTAGAAAAAATAAGAGGTGTTTTGAAAGGGCcgcctagaggaggggtgaatagatGTTTCTTTTTAACAACAAACAAAACTACACACCGGATGCAGAACTTCTGCGCAATTCTATGGAATTTTCACACAATATCGTGGAACTTCCACACAACATAGAAGCTCAAAGTTAACTACACCTATAGAGTTCAAGCTCCAATTAAACTTGTAGAGATGTGTTTAGAGATGTCCGGTAGCAAATTCGTAAAGCACTTGCACTTGCAAACACATTCAACCAAGGaaattgagtggaagaaaaatgtTGCAATTCAAAACACAAAAGACAAGAGGTTTGTTTCATCGAAGTTTGGGTTCTCACTTAAACCCTATGTGGCGGTGAGCAACTTACAAAGTTCATGCTCGTGTCGGGTCCATCTCGACCTCTTTTCTCATCTCCACTAGTTGATCTTTTCCCTCCTAAGGGCAAGATCGCAGCCATCATAAACTTTTCCACGGCTCACCACAAAGCATGAGAGCTCTCTGAGTGACGCCTAGCTGTCTAGGAGGCTTCcactctaagagtaacaaatgatTCACGAAAGATTAGTGAAGCCTGACAAGTACTCAAGGTTTTGGCTTGCTCTCAATTGCTCTCTATTTCAAAATCTCTCAATCCAACACTTAAATATCACACTAATCACTCACTCTCACAAAGAGAGAGTTAGGAGAGCTCTCACAAAGGCTTTGGTACGTGTCTTTGATCACTAGAACATCAACAGCCAGCCCAAGGGTCATGGGATGGGTATAGCTAGAGTGCTAAACTTCTGCACCTGTGTGCGGAACCTCCACACCGCAAAATCCGTGCAAATATGTGGAACTTTCGCAACTGTCCAAAACAACACAAGGTCATCTTACGAAAAACGTCATAACTTTTCATTCTGAAttctgatttcgatgatcttgaaGGGCTATCTATCATAACAAAAAATAAGCCTTAAGATCAACAAGTGAAAGTGTCATGCCATGTGTTTCTCTCATGTTAGCAATCTAGGTTCGATTAGTtttgagcacttgagacttgtTTATAACTATTCATGTTACACATCCATGTTGATAGTTAGATATAACTATATTCAAGATAAAAAGAATATGTCTATTTCaaccacttgagtcttcaatgtcttcGTTATGGGTTACAACTATCTTTGTCTCATTATTCTTGAGCAAGTCCACCTTTTTTTTGAGCAAAGAGCAAGTtcaccttgagcatgtgacttaaaCCATTTCAATATGTGAATTTtattcatggcttcaagtcacttccacttaTGATTCAATAATGATTTGGTCCTCCACACAGTATGACTCCTTATAGCTCAtcaactcaatgcaagtactctcttctttacTTTAGCCATGGTACTTCGGTTGCTAAGTCATCGTTTGCCCTTCACCTTTGTTTAGTCCCTCGAAGCTCTTTCCTTACTATCTTCTCCCTATCGAACCAACATTAACCATTCATTTGAAGTCCCATATCAATATTATTTATATCCAAGTCATATTCTAAATATTGTCCATTACAATCACATGACTTGCTCATCTTCATTTGATCAAGTAAATTTTTTGTATACCCTATCATCATCAAGCCCTTAACAACTGGATGCTATGTTTAGAATATATACCTAAGGAATTATTTTGGGAGACGCTTTTCCCTCCATTTCTTTTGAATAATGTGACAATGAATGCCTATGGCGTCGACGGCGATGGCAGAAGTAGCAACTAGCAAACAACGACTGATTTTCGAAAATGAGATCATTTCTTATCTTCCATATCACCCAGCACATTAAGATTGCGGCTAACATAAAGAAAGATTTGCAACTTTTGGGTGTTCACTTGTCAAATTATTTAAAAGAAACGGAAACTATCTCCCAAAATGATAGGCACATATACATTCCGAACAACAAGTTGTTTTGTGATTAtgatagaaataaaaaaaaattactcGACAAACCCCAATATTCGCTCTTGCGTATCTTATTCTGAACAATCAACAGCCTTTAGTTACAGCGGTAGAGGAAACTTACAGAAAGGAGATGCATCTGCTTTTCTTCAGAGCCTCCTGCAAAGACTCCTTCACTTTTGATTTATGGATCCAAAATCAGTTGTAATTGGTCTCTTGAGTTCCATTTATTTCTATTCtttgtttgtttttcttgtgCCCAGTAAACTTCCTTCcttcttttatttaataaacttctagtaggggtgcaaacccctccagtttcgtaaaaaaaaaaaagttgcaaaTCCCTAGACTACACGGGCAACCAGTTTAAACAACTCTATGATGTCAACTTGTGCTGCTTATAATAGAACACAGTTTTTATGTTGCAGTCTCATTTGCATTACTAAAATGAAGGATAAAGTTGTCATCCTAGTTGGATCAATGTTTAGGTAGCGCATGGGCAGGCGCAGGTATATATTTGAAAGATATGCAAGACCATAGGGTTGACTTTTTTTTTGTCCCCCGCAGCGGTTCATTTTTAAATATTACCTGTGCATACACCGCACAGGCACAGCGCACATGCCGTTTGTTAAAACAGCATTAGAAAATCTTCTTCCTGAGATTTATATTCCATTTAGAAATATGTGCTGCCACTGTATTTAATTTCCTTGATGGAAGAAACAGAGTGGTAATGCAGTATACTGGAGACAGTTGTGCGCACCATATATCAGCTTCTTGATCGGCAGATAAACGTCCAGGTTCCAGTAATTTGAATCTGAAATCACGAAAATACCTGATGATCTGTTGCTTTTTAGAGTTAACCTGGTGATCTGACGTTAGCATGGGATGCATTCGTTTGTATGAACATCATGTCCTTGTTGAAATGAGCAGCTTTTAGCTTGACTGTGAAACGTTAGTATCATGGGCACTGCTGAACATTCAGATAAGTCGTACGACATGACCTCACTTCATCTTGTAAACATCTTAAGACCCATGATTAGTACCATCCAACAGGTTGCCATCAGAATTTGATTTCTTTTTACCTTGCTATTGATGTTATCACACAACTATTTAGCTGGCAGGTTGGAGGCATTTTTTTTAAGGAACGATTCTCCTTGGGATGCTTGATTGGAAGCATCTTTTGCATTATTTTCCTGTGAAAAATTTTAGCTGCAGGCATCTTAAGGCCGCTATCCGGTATCTATCCTCAGATCTTGCAAGCGACCAAGGCTGAAGTACTGAAAGATTTGTTCCTGAAATTCATTGAACAAGGTACACAAATGCTTGTTTTTTATAAGCAATAGTACGCCTACCAAATGCTTAAAGTTTTAGAAATTGATGATACCTTGAAAGATCTCAGATGATATGCTCCAGGATTTGGAATTTATGGTTCTGAAAATGGTAGTGAATTTGTGGTTGATGTGTGTGGTTGGTGTCTCATCGATAAAGCTGTAAAGTTGGTGTACTTGAAAAATTATCAAGAGTTTTTCCATCAGGACTACCTGTGCAAAATTTTCGACAAGAATAGTCCTTAAAAGTTACCCGACTGAAATGTACTTTTTGTATAATTAACTGAAAAGTTCGAAAGTTCAAGTTGCCGGAAGCAATTTTTAAGCGAAGATACTGGCCAATAAAAAGAGCAAACAGAAGTTTATGTCTGTAGATGGGACAAGAGATGAACAGGGGATTTTTTTTTCCTGTTTTGTTGATTCCATTCCACTGATTTGCTAAAAGTGAGGACCTTGCTTGTTGTACAGTCCTCTTTAAAAGATTACGTTTTGGTTTTCTCCATATAACTAACTGCTTCTGAACTGAACTTTGAGGCGACATTTTGCTCCTTGTTGCAAGCAAGATCATAAGATGAAATCAGTTCAGAAACTGTAGTCttttatatatacacacgtaTTGAATCAGTTACATGCAAAAGATTCAGAAGAAGTGCGGATTCGATCGGCAGCTCTCGGAGGGGGAGAAACAAAAAATGCGAGAGGAACGAAGCACGCGCAGGCATACTCTCCTTGCAATCTAGACAAAGCCTCTAATCAACATCTCCTTCCTGTGTCTCGGCCGCAGCCCGCCGTCGTCACTCCGTTTGTGCTTTGCCCCTGTACGGCTTGAGGATCTGGAACGAGCAGAGCAGGCTGGCGTCGACGTTCATCAGCGCGCCGGCGTTGTTGAACTCGCCGCAGTAGTTGGGCGCCGAGAATATGGTCACCAGCTGCCGGTCGGCGAAGAACTCGTACCCGTCCTCCACGACCTGTTGTTGGCAATGGCATTGCCAATTTGCCATGGCAAAAAATGAACTGTGAGTCGATCGATCAGGCATTCAGGCTGGTTGTGCAACCACATGAGCAAGCAAAGCAGGACAGGTGGCTTTGCCTGGTGGGCGCGGCAGACGAGGTCGAGGTCGTGCTTGTTCAAGAACTCGGTGACCTTGTCGGCGCCGAAGGTGAAGGAGACGCCGCGGTCGTTGTCGCCCCAGCCGGAGCTGTCGCGGTCGGGGTCGGACCAGAGGAGGTCGCAGAGGAGGCCCTGGTCGGGGACGTCGACGGGGCGCTGGATCTCCCTGATCCGGTTGAGGTTGTCCAGGTCCGGGGAGAGGCCGCCGTGCATGCAGAGGATCTTGTCGTCGATGACGGCGGCGACGGGAAGGCAATTGAAGCAGTCGGTGAAGAGCTTCCAGAAGCGGACGCTGAAGCGGCGCTTGCATTCGTCGTAGAAGCCGTAGATGCGGTTGATGGAGGCGCACTCGTGGTTGCCCCGGAGCAGGAAGAAGTTGTCCGGGTACCGGATCTTGTACGCCAGCAGCAGGCAGATGGTCTCGATGCTCTGCTTGCCGCGGTCCACGTAGTCGCCCAGGAACAGGTAGTTGGCCGACGGCGGCAGGCCGCCGTACTCGAAGAGCCGCAGCAGGTCCGAGAACTGCCCGTGGATGTCACCTGCATGCAGATCGAGGCACCGCACGTCTGATCACCTCAGCAATGGCATGCATCGACGACCGACCGGCGAGGACAACGCATGCATGCTCACCGCAGACGTTGATGGGGGCCTCGAGCTCGAGGAGGTTGGGCTGGGAGAGGAAGATCTCCTTGGCGGTGACGCAGAGGTGCCGGATCTCGGCCTCGGTCAGCTGCACCTTCTTCCCCGTCACCTTGTGCTTCTTCCCGTCCAGCAGCCGCCGTATGAGCTCCTCCACCGTGCCCCCGTCCATCGCGCGCGCACGTACCGACCACCAGCGACGCGCGAGCCTCTCGTCCTTGGTCCAGGTCCAACCAGTAGGCAGGCAGCCTTGCCTTCTTGGCCGGGGGCACAGGGGAGAGGGGGACGACGCCGACGAGGGTGGTGGTGGGCACGGACGGGAGGGGAGGCCAGCGAGAGAAACCCGCGTGTCGGGTTGTGTTCCCTCGGTTTTCGTTCTATGCCGACCAAACGCTTGGCTTCCGACGACTTGCCAAATCGGGACGGGGCGAAAGGGAAGAAGCTCTGGGCCGAGCCGTTTGCTCTTGTTGGACCAGCTGGAGCACTTGTACGCCTTAAACAGGCCCAGAGGTTCGGGCCTATGTTTGGGCTGGGCTCATCACTCTCGCACGTCAAGT encodes:
- the LOC136473145 gene encoding serine/threonine-protein phosphatase PP1-like; this translates as MDGGTVEELIRRLLDGKKHKVTGKKVQLTEAEIRHLCVTAKEIFLSQPNLLELEAPINVCGDIHGQFSDLLRLFEYGGLPPSANYLFLGDYVDRGKQSIETICLLLAYKIRYPDNFFLLRGNHECASINRIYGFYDECKRRFSVRFWKLFTDCFNCLPVAAVIDDKILCMHGGLSPDLDNLNRIREIQRPVDVPDQGLLCDLLWSDPDRDSSGWGDNDRGVSFTFGADKVTEFLNKHDLDLVCRAHQVVEDGYEFFADRQLVTIFSAPNYCGEFNNAGALMNVDASLLCSFQILKPYRGKAQTE